A genomic window from Halogeometricum sp. S3BR5-2 includes:
- a CDS encoding SDR family NAD(P)-dependent oxidoreductase, translating to MPDYPPVTVREKTAVVIGGTSGIGEAIALAFAEDGANVVATSRTDSAVAETARKIESYGARTLEQSCDLTDRDSIEALCEAVVAEFGDVDVLVNSGAAAARKPFLDLEEEEWDHVLDVLLTGVFRSCQVFAREMTEGSIVNISSMSADLARARLMPYCTAKSGINALTRCAARELAPDVRVNAIAPGFVMTPLTEEEYGEGTALRAGIDERALTGRVARREEIVGSAVYLASDAASYTTGEVLFVDGGFTRNAL from the coding sequence ATGCCTGATTATCCACCTGTCACCGTACGCGAAAAGACCGCCGTCGTCATCGGCGGCACCAGCGGTATCGGAGAGGCCATCGCACTCGCGTTCGCCGAGGACGGCGCGAACGTCGTCGCGACGAGCCGAACCGACTCGGCCGTCGCGGAGACGGCGAGGAAAATCGAATCCTACGGGGCTCGAACGCTCGAACAGTCGTGTGACCTCACCGACCGAGACTCCATCGAGGCGCTCTGCGAGGCGGTCGTCGCCGAGTTCGGGGACGTCGACGTGCTGGTCAACTCCGGTGCGGCCGCCGCGCGCAAGCCGTTTCTCGACCTCGAAGAGGAGGAGTGGGACCACGTCCTCGACGTGTTGCTCACCGGCGTCTTCCGCTCGTGTCAGGTATTCGCGAGGGAGATGACCGAGGGTAGCATCGTCAACATCTCGTCTATGTCCGCGGACCTCGCACGCGCTCGGCTGATGCCGTACTGTACGGCCAAGTCCGGAATCAACGCGCTGACGCGATGTGCGGCCCGAGAGCTGGCACCGGACGTGCGGGTGAACGCCATCGCACCGGGGTTCGTGATGACGCCTCTCACCGAAGAAGAGTACGGCGAGGGAACGGCACTCCGCGCCGGAATCGACGAACGCGCGTTGACCGGCCGCGTCGCCCGCCGCGAAGAGATAGTCGGGTCGGCGGTGTATCTCGCCAGCGACGCGGCGAGTTACACCACGGGAGAAGTGTTGTTCGTCGACGGCGGGTTCACCAGAAACGCGCTCTGA
- a CDS encoding IclR family transcriptional regulator: protein MTQKAKNGVKSVEIAFRILDALMELDGAGSTELAAHFGMPKSTIHNYLSTLLQEELVVKEESKYHVGIRFLEYGAYARQRSNIFEIATPEVDKLAESTGELANLMIEEYGRGSYLHRARGANAVRVESHVGTRVPLHSTALGKAILANLDESRVEEILDTHGLEPVTENTITDREVLYEELETIRERGLAFDDGERIRGLRCVAAPILSNNDRILGAVSVSGPSNRVQGEYLEEELAQKLLETVNVIELNVTYA, encoded by the coding sequence ATGACGCAGAAAGCCAAGAACGGGGTGAAGTCGGTGGAGATAGCCTTCAGAATCCTCGATGCACTGATGGAACTGGACGGGGCCGGCAGTACCGAACTCGCGGCGCACTTCGGCATGCCGAAGAGCACGATTCACAACTACCTCAGCACGCTGCTGCAGGAGGAACTCGTCGTGAAGGAGGAGTCGAAGTACCACGTCGGGATTCGGTTCTTAGAGTACGGCGCCTACGCTCGCCAGCGGTCGAACATCTTCGAGATCGCGACCCCCGAGGTGGACAAGTTGGCCGAGTCGACCGGCGAACTCGCGAACCTCATGATCGAAGAGTACGGCCGCGGGTCGTACCTCCACCGGGCCCGGGGGGCGAACGCGGTCCGCGTCGAGTCGCACGTCGGAACGCGCGTGCCGCTTCACAGCACCGCCCTCGGAAAGGCCATCTTGGCGAACCTAGACGAGTCGAGAGTCGAGGAGATTCTCGACACTCACGGGCTCGAACCCGTCACCGAGAACACCATCACCGACCGGGAAGTGCTGTACGAAGAACTCGAAACGATCAGAGAACGGGGATTGGCGTTCGACGACGGCGAGCGCATTCGCGGGCTCCGCTGCGTCGCGGCCCCGATTCTCAGCAACAACGACCGCATCCTGGGTGCGGTGAGCGTCTCCGGTCCGTCGAATCGCGTCCAGGGCGAGTACTTGGAGGAGGAACTCGCACAGAAGCTCCTGGAGACGGTCAACGTCATCGAACTGAACGTCACCTACGCGTAG
- a CDS encoding mannonate dehydratase gives MSQTDDSPFDELPLRIGLGQFREPTDDRLRFIKQLGVDDVLLNMYRYSPDYPHLPNEDRPLLATPEEWTVDALVELRERIERAGLRLNAIENVPIAFYDHVMLGGDRRDEQLDDLRRIVRNLGEAGIPMFGYHWMPSGVWRNTEVAVRGDARASGFDLDAADDSLTHEREYTEAELWENYERFLRAVLPVAEEVGVKLCLHPNDPPVDSLGGVPQLFRNFENFQRAMDLVPSDNHGLEFCLGCWSEMGEDLEAAIRYFGSRGKLYYVHFRDVEGTVPRFNETFLDQGNYDSARIFGLLDEVGFRGMIIPDHVPHVEGDSTWDHRGRAHAVGYLQGLLAMHRACAET, from the coding sequence ATGAGTCAGACAGACGACTCGCCGTTCGACGAACTACCCCTCCGAATCGGGCTCGGGCAGTTCAGAGAGCCGACCGACGACCGCCTCCGATTCATCAAACAGCTCGGCGTCGACGACGTGTTGCTCAACATGTATCGGTACTCGCCCGACTACCCGCATCTCCCCAACGAAGACCGGCCACTGCTCGCCACCCCCGAGGAGTGGACCGTAGACGCCTTGGTCGAACTCCGCGAGCGAATCGAACGGGCGGGACTCCGATTGAACGCCATCGAGAACGTCCCCATCGCGTTCTACGACCACGTCATGCTCGGCGGTGACCGGCGAGACGAACAACTCGACGACCTCCGACGGATCGTGCGGAACCTCGGCGAGGCGGGGATTCCGATGTTCGGCTACCACTGGATGCCGAGCGGGGTGTGGCGAAACACTGAGGTGGCGGTCAGAGGCGACGCCCGGGCGTCGGGGTTCGACCTCGACGCGGCCGACGACAGCCTCACCCACGAACGAGAGTACACCGAAGCGGAACTCTGGGAGAACTACGAGCGCTTTCTGCGTGCGGTCCTGCCGGTCGCCGAGGAGGTCGGAGTGAAACTGTGTCTCCACCCGAACGACCCGCCCGTGGACTCCCTCGGCGGCGTCCCGCAACTCTTCAGAAACTTCGAGAACTTCCAGCGCGCGATGGACCTCGTGCCGAGCGACAATCACGGGTTGGAGTTCTGTCTCGGTTGCTGGTCGGAGATGGGCGAGGACCTCGAAGCCGCGATTCGCTACTTCGGGTCCCGCGGAAAGTTGTACTACGTCCACTTCCGAGACGTCGAGGGGACCGTCCCCCGATTCAACGAGACGTTCTTGGACCAGGGAAACTACGACTCCGCTCGAATCTTCGGACTGCTCGACGAGGTCGGCTTCCGCGGGATGATCATCCCCGACCACGTCCCGCACGTGGAGGGCGATTCCACCTGGGACCACCGGGGTCGCGCGCACGCCGTCGGCTATCTGCAGGGATTGCTCGCCATGCACCGCGCCTGCGCTGAGACGTGA
- a CDS encoding fumarylacetoacetate hydrolase family protein, producing MRYYQLAGQGHVRRFVVETDEGVFDLTSAHPGLTGFGELAHAASVAGASMVELTRRQIDSADTVPRGALVEDRLLPLVPEEVWAAGVTYEISEEARKSESSMAEVYIDVYDADRPEIFFKATPSRTVGPEEAVGVRRDSDWNVPEPELAVVLYRGEIVGYTVGNDVSSRAIEGRNPLYLPQAKIYDRCCSIGPCVVPAESIADPHDLRMSMEIARDGETLFSESTSTAEMVRTDEELVHYFTSHNAVPELAVLMTGTSLVPPQDFTLTEGDVVSIDIEGIGTLVNPVVEV from the coding sequence ATGCGGTACTATCAGCTAGCGGGGCAGGGGCACGTCCGGCGATTCGTGGTCGAAACCGACGAGGGAGTGTTCGATTTGACGTCCGCACATCCCGGTCTCACGGGGTTCGGCGAACTCGCTCACGCCGCATCCGTGGCCGGTGCGTCGATGGTCGAACTCACTCGTCGGCAGATCGATTCGGCCGATACCGTCCCGCGAGGAGCGCTCGTGGAGGACCGGCTGCTCCCCCTCGTCCCGGAGGAAGTCTGGGCTGCGGGGGTGACGTACGAGATCAGCGAGGAGGCGCGGAAGTCGGAGAGTTCGATGGCCGAGGTCTACATCGACGTCTACGATGCGGACCGCCCCGAGATCTTCTTCAAGGCGACCCCCAGTCGGACCGTCGGTCCCGAGGAGGCCGTCGGAGTCAGGCGCGATTCGGACTGGAACGTCCCCGAACCGGAACTCGCCGTGGTTCTGTATCGAGGAGAGATCGTCGGCTACACCGTCGGCAACGACGTTTCGAGCAGAGCTATCGAGGGACGCAACCCGCTGTATCTCCCACAGGCGAAAATCTACGACCGCTGTTGCTCCATCGGCCCGTGCGTGGTGCCCGCCGAATCGATCGCGGATCCGCACGACCTCCGGATGTCGATGGAGATCGCGCGGGACGGCGAGACGCTCTTCTCGGAGTCGACCTCGACGGCCGAGATGGTCCGGACGGACGAGGAACTCGTCCACTACTTTACCTCTCACAACGCGGTTCCGGAACTCGCGGTGTTGATGACCGGTACGTCGCTGGTTCCCCCGCAGGATTTCACGCTGACTGAAGGCGACGTCGTCTCTATCGACATCGAGGGTATCGGGACGCTCGTGAACCCGGTCGTGGAGGTTTAG
- a CDS encoding Ldh family oxidoreductase — translation MTRADTLRFEPEALEQFAEDLLGAAGLTAPHCETVAKALVRADLRGVDSHGVARLEPYVEHLEAGGYNPDPEITLTERGPSALVVDADHGPGQSAGTEAMRRLIEMAAETGVAVGVVRHSNHFGTAAYYTEMAAEHGCIGFAMTNVPAQVIPFGGKQPYLGTNPISVSVPSPLEYPITLDMATSVVAMGKIDHVAAEKGESVPEEWGVDSEGNPTTDPNQITALRPLGGPKGYCLGVIVDLLSGVLSGANISADVGSLYGEYDQSMDLGHFYLAIDVATFRELDAFLEHVGRFVEGLKAVETEDGVDEVLLPGEIESKALIANRERGVPVNGSVFEKLTAVGAEYGIEAPSTLG, via the coding sequence ATGACACGAGCAGACACGCTTCGATTCGAACCGGAAGCACTCGAACAGTTCGCCGAGGACCTCCTCGGGGCGGCGGGTCTCACCGCCCCGCACTGCGAAACCGTCGCGAAGGCGCTCGTCCGAGCGGACCTCCGCGGCGTCGACTCGCACGGCGTCGCACGACTCGAACCGTACGTCGAGCACCTCGAGGCGGGCGGATACAACCCGGATCCGGAGATCACCCTCACGGAGCGAGGGCCGAGCGCGTTGGTCGTCGACGCGGACCACGGCCCGGGACAGAGCGCGGGAACGGAGGCGATGCGCCGACTCATCGAGATGGCGGCGGAGACGGGCGTTGCGGTCGGCGTCGTCAGACACAGCAACCACTTCGGGACCGCGGCCTACTACACCGAGATGGCGGCCGAACACGGCTGCATCGGCTTCGCGATGACGAACGTCCCCGCTCAAGTGATTCCGTTCGGCGGCAAACAGCCGTATCTCGGAACGAATCCGATATCGGTCTCCGTTCCGTCTCCGCTCGAGTACCCCATCACCCTCGACATGGCGACGAGCGTCGTCGCGATGGGGAAGATCGACCACGTCGCGGCCGAGAAAGGGGAATCGGTGCCGGAGGAGTGGGGCGTCGACTCGGAGGGGAACCCGACCACCGACCCGAACCAGATTACGGCGCTCAGACCGCTGGGCGGACCGAAGGGGTACTGCCTCGGCGTCATCGTCGACCTCCTGAGCGGCGTGTTGTCCGGTGCGAACATCAGCGCCGACGTGGGGTCGCTGTACGGCGAGTACGACCAGTCGATGGATTTGGGTCACTTCTACCTCGCGATCGACGTCGCCACCTTCAGAGAACTCGACGCGTTCCTCGAGCACGTCGGCCGGTTCGTCGAGGGGCTGAAAGCCGTCGAAACGGAGGACGGCGTCGACGAGGTGCTGTTGCCCGGCGAAATCGAATCGAAAGCGCTCATCGCCAACCGCGAGCGCGGCGTACCGGTCAACGGGAGCGTCTTCGAGAAACTGACGGCGGTCGGGGCGGAGTACGGAATCGAGGCGCCGTCGACGCTCGGGTGA
- a CDS encoding mannonate dehydratase, protein MVEPALILPPTPDDRWHLATQMGVEKAVIHPLEIGDGRTQWTYDDLLGLDNWLAEVGLEFAVLEGSVPISDRVRLGRSGRDEDIETFKRFLRACGSVGIPVVCYDWMVGVRWARTRAHVPARGGSYVTAYDADDTAEHPPASGYEGVDRAQLWEALEYFLGEVVPVAEEAGVKLGLHPDDPPRSELRGIPRIVTSVDAYDRVLDIHDSPSNGITFCQGNFAAMGADIPAAVERFADRIQFVHFRDVEGDADRFVETWHDAGPTDMLAAMRAYVKHVGDDVPMRPDHVPTMAGEDNSNPGYHTKGRLFAVGYMRGLLEAARAGER, encoded by the coding sequence ATGGTCGAACCAGCACTCATCCTCCCGCCGACCCCGGACGACCGATGGCACCTCGCGACCCAGATGGGCGTCGAGAAAGCCGTCATTCACCCGCTCGAAATCGGCGACGGGCGGACCCAGTGGACGTACGACGACCTCTTAGGCTTGGACAACTGGCTCGCGGAGGTCGGATTGGAGTTCGCGGTCCTCGAAGGATCTGTCCCCATCTCGGACCGCGTGCGCCTCGGTCGGTCGGGGCGCGACGAGGACATCGAGACGTTCAAGCGGTTCCTGCGGGCGTGCGGGTCCGTCGGTATTCCCGTGGTGTGTTACGACTGGATGGTCGGCGTCCGGTGGGCGCGAACGCGCGCGCACGTGCCGGCGAGAGGCGGGTCGTACGTGACGGCGTACGACGCCGACGACACGGCGGAGCATCCCCCGGCATCGGGCTACGAGGGGGTCGACCGAGCGCAACTCTGGGAGGCGCTCGAATACTTCCTCGGGGAAGTCGTTCCGGTCGCCGAGGAGGCGGGCGTCAAACTCGGCCTCCATCCGGACGACCCGCCGCGCTCGGAACTCAGAGGGATTCCGCGCATCGTCACCTCCGTCGACGCCTACGACCGGGTCCTCGACATCCACGACAGCCCGTCGAACGGAATCACGTTCTGTCAGGGCAACTTCGCGGCGATGGGTGCGGACATTCCGGCCGCAGTCGAACGCTTCGCGGACCGCATCCAGTTCGTGCACTTCCGCGACGTTGAGGGAGACGCGGACCGGTTCGTCGAGACGTGGCACGACGCCGGACCGACAGACATGCTCGCCGCGATGCGCGCCTACGTCAAGCACGTCGGCGATGACGTCCCGATGCGGCCGGATCACGTCCCGACGATGGCCGGCGAGGACAACTCGAACCCGGGATATCACACGAAGGGGCGGCTCTTCGCCGTCGGCTACATGCGGGGACTGCTCGAAGCCGCGCGCGCCGGCGAGCGCTGA
- a CDS encoding carbohydrate ABC transporter permease has translation MRLSIDTIGGSRSGLQLEDVVFKAAVYGVILALVLLIVIPLLVVVSVAFTPTSELFSNPSAWFPQNPTLQWWSVGFAELQEGLLHSLVISVGTALIALVITIPGAYVFGRKEFVGKQFVFYAIILSLLFPSIVLVVPITARWLQWGLYDSYIGLWIAFQIFITPFAIWILRDYFSKLPENLEEAAQVYGCTEFGAFVRVILPIAKPALIAVGFLAFLNGWNEFLFANLLTTSSGVQPAIVQLYATLHSGQGESIPWSMLMAQALIIGTPPAILYFVAQKGLRGAFGP, from the coding sequence GTGAGACTGAGCATCGACACCATCGGCGGCTCGCGGTCGGGGCTACAGCTCGAAGACGTCGTCTTCAAGGCCGCGGTGTACGGCGTGATCCTCGCGCTGGTGCTGCTGATCGTGATACCGCTGTTGGTCGTCGTCTCGGTCGCGTTCACGCCGACCAGCGAACTGTTCTCGAATCCGTCCGCGTGGTTCCCGCAGAACCCCACCCTTCAGTGGTGGTCGGTCGGATTCGCCGAACTGCAGGAGGGGCTCCTCCACAGCCTGGTCATCTCCGTCGGCACCGCGCTCATCGCGCTGGTCATCACGATTCCGGGCGCGTACGTGTTCGGTCGCAAGGAGTTCGTCGGCAAACAGTTCGTGTTCTACGCGATCATCCTCTCCTTGCTGTTCCCCTCTATCGTGCTCGTCGTTCCGATTACGGCGCGGTGGCTTCAGTGGGGTCTCTACGACTCCTATATCGGCCTCTGGATCGCGTTCCAGATCTTCATCACCCCCTTCGCGATCTGGATTCTCCGCGATTACTTCAGCAAACTCCCCGAGAACTTAGAGGAGGCGGCGCAGGTGTACGGCTGTACCGAGTTCGGCGCGTTCGTCCGAGTCATCCTCCCCATCGCGAAACCCGCGCTCATCGCCGTCGGGTTCCTCGCGTTCCTCAACGGCTGGAACGAGTTCCTGTTCGCCAACCTGCTCACCACGAGCAGCGGGGTCCAGCCCGCGATCGTACAACTGTATGCGACTCTGCACTCCGGGCAGGGCGAGAGCATCCCGTGGTCGATGTTGATGGCGCAGGCGCTCATCATCGGGACGCCGCCGGCAATTCTCTACTTCGTCGCGCAGAAGGGACTCAGGGGGGCGTTCGGTCCGTGA
- a CDS encoding PPC domain-containing DNA-binding protein, with the protein METFESDDGHVFVLLQPGDLALESITEACEKHDVDSGVVVSGIGTFRNLNFHYVPTTDFPAEKAKRNTFLNLDGAWEIGTIDGAIADGKPHLHLVAYNGEETVAGHIEDGCEVHILSELVIRKIDGLELTRKPNEKNVSTLQRR; encoded by the coding sequence ATGGAAACTTTCGAATCAGACGACGGGCACGTGTTCGTACTGCTCCAACCGGGTGACTTAGCCCTCGAATCGATCACCGAGGCGTGTGAGAAACACGACGTCGACTCCGGCGTCGTGGTCTCGGGCATCGGGACGTTCCGGAACCTCAACTTCCACTACGTCCCCACGACCGACTTCCCGGCGGAGAAAGCCAAACGGAACACGTTCTTGAACTTGGACGGCGCGTGGGAGATCGGAACCATCGACGGCGCCATCGCGGACGGGAAGCCGCATCTTCACCTCGTCGCCTACAACGGCGAGGAGACCGTGGCCGGTCACATCGAAGACGGGTGCGAGGTGCACATCCTGAGCGAACTCGTCATCCGAAAGATCGACGGGCTCGAACTGACCCGAAAACCGAACGAGAAGAACGTGAGCACGCTCCAGCGGCGATAG
- a CDS encoding carbohydrate ABC transporter permease, which translates to MSTVRVKLDVARERLDHTRAAFSRDWLTYSMLAPVLLIMGVLVWGSLLDGIWMSFHSFDFLGRREWVGLENYQYIVGWDTFWTSVRATIIFGLVTFSQLAIALVAAVAVKHARFRDYISALFVIPYTIPGLVSGTLWVFILHPDLGPILPLLVDIGLLEQTIYWGTQGDTAMAVIMFAATWAYWPLVFIILTASLDGIPEEQYETARVYGASKVQAFFHITLPQLKGAILVAVSLRTIYNLTKVSQPLQITGGGPGFDTSVLGILVYRFTEGSQRFGLAMSVGVILVLLTMLFVVPYIRSFERNADTGGMT; encoded by the coding sequence ATGTCGACTGTAAGAGTGAAACTGGACGTCGCCAGAGAGCGCCTCGATCACACGAGGGCGGCCTTCAGTCGCGATTGGTTGACGTACAGTATGCTGGCGCCCGTCCTCCTCATCATGGGAGTGCTCGTCTGGGGCTCGCTCCTCGACGGCATCTGGATGAGCTTTCACTCGTTCGACTTCCTCGGTCGGCGGGAGTGGGTCGGCCTCGAGAACTACCAGTACATCGTCGGCTGGGACACGTTCTGGACGTCGGTCAGAGCGACGATCATCTTCGGGTTGGTCACGTTCTCCCAGTTGGCGATCGCGCTGGTCGCCGCCGTCGCGGTGAAACACGCTCGCTTCCGCGACTACATCAGCGCGCTGTTCGTGATTCCGTACACGATTCCGGGATTGGTGTCCGGGACGCTCTGGGTGTTCATCCTGCACCCGGACCTCGGTCCGATCCTGCCGCTGCTCGTCGACATCGGGCTTCTCGAACAGACCATCTACTGGGGGACGCAGGGTGACACCGCGATGGCGGTGATCATGTTCGCGGCGACCTGGGCGTACTGGCCGCTCGTGTTCATCATCCTCACCGCGTCGCTCGACGGAATCCCCGAAGAGCAGTACGAGACCGCGCGCGTGTACGGCGCGAGCAAGGTCCAAGCGTTCTTCCACATCACGCTTCCGCAACTGAAGGGTGCGATTCTCGTCGCCGTCAGCCTGCGAACCATCTACAACCTCACCAAGGTCAGCCAACCGCTGCAAATCACGGGCGGCGGACCCGGCTTCGACACGTCCGTGCTCGGGATTCTCGTCTACCGATTCACCGAGGGTTCACAGCGCTTCGGACTCGCGATGAGCGTCGGCGTGATTCTGGTGCTCCTGACGATGCTCTTCGTCGTCCCCTACATCAGGTCGTTCGAGCGCAACGCCGACACCGGAGGCATGACGTGA
- a CDS encoding ABC transporter substrate-binding protein, with product MAQDNTSDSSGGNVRRRRFLQGAGASSVALLAGCAGSGDGGDTGNGGTDGGDTGTDGGGNGGTTTGSTGPKYEGLTIRYWNRFHNNSGRASEAIRGAIDRFEEETGATVDVNYSAGDPGQRWLTLAREGERPHIMDQVSGFVGPFVELGIAKPFPEYRDLFSTELLDRTAWLMDPLGEQAYGGYDGIAHEFKFSSEPPRLFLARRDHLEAAGLDPESDFPPTDFEDSVRIAEALQEDGPGNYGWQIYGSSGDVTDTCTEDWPVAQAGQEGKILNADWTDTQIDGEPIKTTYENFVSLHVEHELSSPGTVSMSDEDGTQLLIRGEASMTQIPAATYADLLANAEDQVMNGDFIFGPAWKGESGSRGITGGDGVVFINPPDGADEAEWDRAHEAAADLLENYLYHSMEFQRTMFSTIGGANIRDDVTPEDIRAAVDDPAGYDQTQIIEATNTCITDQEGYYIQEAAPFFGQIQGEIMPGYIQQALQGQITASGALDQAAQEARDQFF from the coding sequence ATGGCACAAGATAACACCTCGGACAGCAGCGGCGGAAACGTGCGTCGCCGGCGGTTCTTACAGGGAGCGGGCGCGTCGAGTGTCGCCCTGCTCGCCGGTTGTGCGGGCAGCGGCGACGGCGGAGATACCGGCAACGGAGGGACCGACGGCGGAGACACCGGGACTGACGGGGGTGGAAACGGCGGGACGACCACCGGGTCGACCGGACCGAAGTACGAGGGTCTCACGATTCGGTACTGGAACCGGTTCCACAACAACTCGGGCAGAGCGTCCGAGGCGATTAGGGGCGCAATCGACCGCTTCGAGGAGGAAACCGGTGCGACCGTCGACGTGAACTACTCGGCGGGCGACCCCGGACAACGCTGGCTCACCCTCGCGCGGGAGGGAGAGCGTCCCCACATCATGGACCAGGTGTCGGGGTTCGTCGGGCCGTTCGTCGAACTGGGTATCGCCAAGCCGTTCCCGGAGTATCGAGACCTCTTCAGCACCGAACTCCTCGACCGCACCGCGTGGCTGATGGACCCCCTCGGCGAGCAGGCGTACGGGGGGTACGACGGAATCGCTCACGAGTTCAAGTTCAGCAGCGAACCGCCACGGCTCTTCCTCGCCCGGAGAGACCACCTGGAAGCGGCGGGGCTCGACCCGGAGAGCGACTTCCCCCCCACCGACTTCGAGGACAGCGTTCGCATCGCCGAGGCGCTTCAGGAGGACGGACCGGGGAACTACGGCTGGCAGATCTACGGCTCGTCGGGCGACGTCACCGACACCTGCACCGAAGACTGGCCGGTCGCACAGGCGGGACAGGAGGGGAAGATCCTGAACGCGGACTGGACCGACACACAGATCGACGGCGAGCCGATCAAGACGACCTACGAGAACTTCGTCTCGCTCCACGTCGAGCACGAACTCTCCAGTCCGGGGACGGTCTCGATGTCCGACGAGGACGGGACCCAACTGCTCATCAGGGGCGAAGCGAGCATGACGCAGATTCCCGCCGCGACCTACGCGGACCTGCTCGCCAACGCCGAGGACCAAGTGATGAACGGCGACTTCATCTTCGGGCCGGCGTGGAAGGGCGAATCCGGGTCGCGGGGAATCACGGGCGGCGACGGCGTCGTCTTCATCAACCCGCCGGACGGCGCGGACGAAGCCGAGTGGGACCGAGCGCACGAAGCGGCCGCCGACCTGCTCGAGAACTACCTCTACCACTCGATGGAGTTCCAGCGGACGATGTTCAGCACCATCGGCGGCGCGAACATCCGCGACGACGTGACCCCGGAGGATATCAGGGCGGCCGTCGACGACCCGGCGGGCTACGACCAGACGCAGATCATCGAGGCGACGAACACATGCATCACCGACCAGGAGGGGTACTACATCCAGGAGGCGGCCCCCTTCTTCGGACAGATCCAAGGCGAGATCATGCCGGGGTACATCCAGCAGGCGCTCCAAGGACAGATCACCGCGAGCGGGGCGCTCGACCAGGCCGCACAGGAGGCGCGCGATCAGTTCTTCTGA